The region TATATTATTGCGTACTGCCACCAACCGGTTGCCCTGTAACATGACCACGAACGGCGAGTTTTCCCTGACCGCCTGCTGCAATTGCAGGTAGATCTCGCGCCGCGTTTGCGGGTCGCGCTGGGCGGCGGCGGCGTTGGTCAACCGGCTCAACTCCGGGATTACCCAGCCCAAACGGGCCGCCAGCGTACCTGGGGTATCGGGCTGATTGAGGGTGAACGCGCTGGCATTGCTGCTCGGGTCAATATAGTCCGGCCCCCAGTAGGCGAACACCGCCTGAAAACGCCCGCGGCGCATGCGTGTCCAGAGTTCGCTCTCCACCACCGTCTGCACATCAATACGGATATCGGCGCGGGCGAAACTGTCCTGCAGCGCCTGCGCCACCTCAACATAGGGCGGCTGGTTGGCGACCAGTAGCGTAAACCGACTGCCCGGCGCGATCCCGGCGCCGTGCAATATGCTCCGGGCTTTCTCCACATCAAGCCGGAACGGTTTCTCCATCGCCGCGCCGTCAAACCCCAGCGGCAGGAAATTCTGGTGGACCCGGAATTGCCTTTTCAACAACCGATGGGCGATGCCCTGATAATCGACCAGCCAGCGCGCCGCCTGCCAGAAAGCGGGCTGACTCAGAAACGGCGCCTCGCTATTACGGGTGTTGAAGCCCAGATAATAGATTTTCGCCCCTGATGCCATGTTCACATTGATGCCCGGCTGATTCTCCAGCGCACTGAACTGGTCGGCGCCCAGATCGTAGGCCACATCGACGTCGCCCTGCAGCAACAACAACCGGCGCACGCTCGGGTCTGCCACATCTTTTAAAATCACCTGCGCCAGCGCAGGCGCGCGGCGCGTATACGGGTTACTCTCCAGCAGCAATGCCTGCTGCGGCAGATAGTGACGAATCTGATAGCTGCCGCTACCCGCCGAGCGGCTTCTCAGCCACTGGTTTCCAAAATCGCCATTGTCGCGGTGTTTCTCCACCGTTTTGCTATCGACAATCAGCGCCACGCTGGCCGATAACAGGCTCAACACCAGTCCGCTGCCGACATCACTGCTCCAGCGAATCTCCAACTGATGATCGTCGATTTTTCGGAACTGCCCGTCGATATTTCCCGGCATCCACCCGAGTTCGTTCAGAATAAACACCGGGGTTTTGTTGAGTTTCACCGCACGGGTCAGTGAATAGATAACGTCATCGGCCAGCACCGGATTACCCGAGGCGAAGACGGCGTTGGGATCAAGGGTAAAAATCAGGCTACGCCCGTCATGGCCTTCGCGCCAGGCAAGCGCCAGATCGGGGTTCAGTTGGGTAGGTTGATTACGATCGCTCGTCACCAGCCCCTGGTAAAGCGAGGCAAGACAGCTGTTGCTGACGGTTTCGAAACTTTCCGCCGGATCAAAACTGATGATGCCATTCAACGAGATCGCCACCACCAGCGTATTATCCGGCGTCAATGCCTTTACCGGCGGGCTGGCCATCAGGGTCAGCGTCAGCAGAATGGCAAACCATGCCTTCATCGTTTTATTCCTCGGTATCACTGCATCAGCGCGAGGATCTGTTTACTAGAAATCCGTCTGCGCCGCCAGATGGCAACGCATAAAAATTCCTTTCAGCGGGTTTGCAGCCGTCCTTCGTGTATCCACACCATGCGGTCACACATATGTTCCATCACATTGCAGTCATGGCTGACCATAATAATCGTCATCTCCTCCGTATCCCGCCAACGATTGAGCAGATTGAGGATGCGCGCCTGTCCGACCGTATCCAGCGCCGAGGTTGCTTCGTCCAGCAACAGCAGTTGCGGACGCAGCAACAACGCGCGCAACAACGCCATTTGCTGGCGCTGCCCACCGGACAGCTGATGAGGGTAGTTATCCAGCAGATGGCACGGCAGGCCGACCTGCCCGACGCCTTGCGCAAGCCGCGCATCGATATCCATCACTCCCATCAACCGCAGAGGGTCGCTCAGGGTTTTGCGCAGACTGTGGCGCGGATGCAATGACGCGTAAGGATCCTGAAACACCATCTGTACCTGCCGCCGCAGAACCGCATCGAACGGGCGACCGGGGTATACAGGCTGGTCGAGCAGCATCATGCTGCCTGACCAGTGAGGGTTAAGCCCCGCCAGCGTCCATAATAGTGAGGATTTCCCGCTGCCGGACGGCCCGGCCAGCCCGAGACATGCCCCTTGCGCCACGCTGAAACTGACGTCATGTACGACCTCATGGCGCAGGTAACCCTGCCAGTGCGCCACGCTGACCTGCTGCAGCGTCACCGACGTAGGTTCACGCATCGTACGGTGCCTCCGGCTGGTCTGCGGTCGTCGGCAGCGCCTGCCCGTGGGTATGTTTGCCCGGCCGGGCTTGCCACAGGGCCCGGGTATAAGGATGCGCCGCATCCGGCAGTTGCGAAGCGGCCAGTTCATCCACCAGTTTCCCCTGGCGCATCACCAGTATCCGGGCGCAATGGTGCACCACCAGCGGCAAATCATGGCTAATCAACAGAAGCCCCATGTGATGTTCGGTCAGCAGATGGTCGAGCAGCGATAGCACCTGCACGCGGGTTTCCCGGTCCAGCGCAAAAGTACGCTCATCGATAATCAACAGATCCGGCCGGGTGATCATCGCCATCGCCAGCATGACCCGCTGCGCCATGCCGCCGGAAATCTGGTGGGGATAGCACGCCAGCACCCCGCCGGGCTCCGCCAGACCAACCGCATTAAGACTTTCCAGCACCCGTTCGCGCCGTTCATGACGCGACAGGCTCGTATGCAGCCGCAGCGGCTCCGCCATTTGCCAGCCGATGGTTCGCATTGGGTTAAGCGCGTGTTTCGGCCCCTGCATCACCATCGCCATACGCCGGCCGCGCCACTGCCGCCATTGACGCGGACTGAGCGTCAGTAAGTCCTGCCCGGCCAGTTCGAGCCGTTCGGCCTGCATCCGGCATTCGGGTGGCAGCAACCCCATCAGCGCCCAGGCCAGCAGCGATTTACCCGCGCCGGATTCCCCCACCAGCGCCACCCGTTCGCGTCGCATGCTGAATGACAACGGTTGCACCAGCGTTTGCGGGTTGCCGTTATGGCGCCGGATCGACAGATTGCTGACCTCAAGCAACCCAGGTTCAGTGTTTGTCATAGCGGGGATCCAGTCTGTCGCGCAATACGTTGCCCAGCATATTAAAGGTCAGGCTGGTGAGGAAGATAGCCAACCCCGGCATGGTGGCGACCCACCACTGCTCAAGCATCACGCTGCTGCCTTCCGCCACCATCGCGCCCCACTCCGCCATCGGCGGCGGCGCGCCCACACCGAGAAACCCAAGCCCGGCCGCCGCCAGGATCATGTTGCCCGGCGTCATGGCCGCCCGCGTCAGCGCGCCGGGCAGACATAACGGCAGCACATGGCCGTACATCAGCCGCCATCCGTCGATACCCTGCATACGGGCGGCAGCCAAAAATTCGCTGTTGCGCAGCGCCATGGTTTCAGCCCGCGCCTGACGGGCAAACTGCGGCCAGGCGGTCAACGCCAGCGCCAGTGCGCCATGCAGCAGCCCCGCCCCCAACACCGCCACCAGCGACAAGGCAATCACCAGCCCGGGCAACGCCAGCATAATATCCGTCAGCCGCATCAGTAGCCGATCGACCCAGCCGCCAAGATAGCCGGCGCCCACCCCGATCAGCAACCCGATGGGAATGGTGATCACCAGAATCAGCGCCACCATCGTCAGCGCCGGCCGGGTGCCATAAATTACCCTTGAGAACAGGTCTCGGCCAAAGCCGTCGGTCCCCAGCCAGTGGTCCGCGCCAGGTGGCTGCAAGCGGTGCATCACATTTTGGCTATAGGGATCAAACGGCGCCAACCAGGGTGCGAACAGCGCGAGCAGTGTCAGCAGGCTCAACATCACAATGCAGACATTGAGACTGTTCAGCACCGTGGCGCGGCGCGCTGACCGGCGCGGCTGACGGTCGGTATAAAATGAATGTATCCGCCTCATCGTGTTCGGGGGTCCAGCAAAAAGATCAAGGCATCCGCCAGCGCGTTCAGCAGAATAAAGCAGACGCCAATCAACAGCGTCGCCCCCAGCACCGCCGGGATATCGGCGGCAAACAGCGCGGTGGTCAGATAGCGCCCCACGCCCGGCCAGGAGAATACGGTTTCCACCAGTATCGCCCCTTCCAGCAGGCTGGCGTAAGACAGCATCAATACCGTTACCATCACCGTCTGAATATTCGGCAGGATATGAAAAAACAGGATGCGTAGCGGACTGGCGCCCATAGCGCGGGCCAGCGTCACGTACTCTTTGCCGCACTCTTCCAGAATGGCGGTGCGCAGCATACGGGCGATGCTGGCCATCGACACAAAACCCAACACGCAGGCCGGCAGCCACAAATGCGCCAGCGCGTTGCGAAACATCGCCAGATCGCTATTCCAGCCGCCCAGCAGCACAAACCCGGTCGGCAATTCCGCCGAGTACTGATAGATATCATCGAATCGCCCGGGTCCCGCGGACCAGTGCAGGACGGCATAAAACAGCAACAGACTCAGCAGACCGATCCAGAACACCGGCACCGAATAGCCCAGCAACGTAATGCCGCGCACCAGATAATCCAGCACGCCGCCGGGTTTCAACGCCGACAACAGCGCCAGCGTGATGCCGCCGCCAAACCCAATCACAATCGCACTGGTCGCCAGTTCAAAGGTCGCCGGAAAGGTACGCAGCAAATCCTCTAGCACCGGCTGCGCAGTGGTACGCGATACGCCGAAGTCGCCCTGCAACAGCGCGGAAAGATAGTGCCAGAATTGCAGCCACACCGGCTGGTCCAACCCCAATTGCTGGCGCACCTGGCTGTAGGTGGCATCGCTGGCATGCTCGCCCATCACGGGCAGGGCCTGATCGATAGGCGCCAGATGGGTTAACAGGAAGGTGAAAAACAACAGGCCCAACAGCGTCAGGCACAATGAAAGGAAACCACCCAGCACTTTGCCGGGACGCGCCGCAGTTCCCCATATCTGTTGATAAAATGGACTCATTGACGGATGCCTTGTTGCCGGGAAGGCAACCCCAGGTCGTGACACGTTGCCAGCATGGTATCATCACTGTTGCCGGACCGGTATAGACAACCTCCGTCTCAGTTCACGCCCGCGTCAGGCCTGCGCCGCGCAGAGTTAAAGGGCGCCGATTTACGCCTGACCGGCGGAAGGGCCCTGCAGCA is a window of Dickeya solani IPO 2222 DNA encoding:
- a CDS encoding ABC transporter permease; the encoded protein is MSPFYQQIWGTAARPGKVLGGFLSLCLTLLGLLFFTFLLTHLAPIDQALPVMGEHASDATYSQVRQQLGLDQPVWLQFWHYLSALLQGDFGVSRTTAQPVLEDLLRTFPATFELATSAIVIGFGGGITLALLSALKPGGVLDYLVRGITLLGYSVPVFWIGLLSLLLFYAVLHWSAGPGRFDDIYQYSAELPTGFVLLGGWNSDLAMFRNALAHLWLPACVLGFVSMASIARMLRTAILEECGKEYVTLARAMGASPLRILFFHILPNIQTVMVTVLMLSYASLLEGAILVETVFSWPGVGRYLTTALFAADIPAVLGATLLIGVCFILLNALADALIFLLDPRTR
- a CDS encoding ABC transporter ATP-binding protein, translating into MREPTSVTLQQVSVAHWQGYLRHEVVHDVSFSVAQGACLGLAGPSGSGKSSLLWTLAGLNPHWSGSMMLLDQPVYPGRPFDAVLRRQVQMVFQDPYASLHPRHSLRKTLSDPLRLMGVMDIDARLAQGVGQVGLPCHLLDNYPHQLSGGQRQQMALLRALLLRPQLLLLDEATSALDTVGQARILNLLNRWRDTEEMTIIMVSHDCNVMEHMCDRMVWIHEGRLQTR
- a CDS encoding ABC transporter permease, whose translation is MRRIHSFYTDRQPRRSARRATVLNSLNVCIVMLSLLTLLALFAPWLAPFDPYSQNVMHRLQPPGADHWLGTDGFGRDLFSRVIYGTRPALTMVALILVITIPIGLLIGVGAGYLGGWVDRLLMRLTDIMLALPGLVIALSLVAVLGAGLLHGALALALTAWPQFARQARAETMALRNSEFLAAARMQGIDGWRLMYGHVLPLCLPGALTRAAMTPGNMILAAAGLGFLGVGAPPPMAEWGAMVAEGSSVMLEQWWVATMPGLAIFLTSLTFNMLGNVLRDRLDPRYDKH
- a CDS encoding ABC transporter substrate-binding protein; this translates as MKAWFAILLTLTLMASPPVKALTPDNTLVVAISLNGIISFDPAESFETVSNSCLASLYQGLVTSDRNQPTQLNPDLALAWREGHDGRSLIFTLDPNAVFASGNPVLADDVIYSLTRAVKLNKTPVFILNELGWMPGNIDGQFRKIDDHQLEIRWSSDVGSGLVLSLLSASVALIVDSKTVEKHRDNGDFGNQWLRSRSAGSGSYQIRHYLPQQALLLESNPYTRRAPALAQVILKDVADPSVRRLLLLQGDVDVAYDLGADQFSALENQPGINVNMASGAKIYYLGFNTRNSEAPFLSQPAFWQAARWLVDYQGIAHRLLKRQFRVHQNFLPLGFDGAAMEKPFRLDVEKARSILHGAGIAPGSRFTLLVANQPPYVEVAQALQDSFARADIRIDVQTVVESELWTRMRRGRFQAVFAYWGPDYIDPSSNASAFTLNQPDTPGTLAARLGWVIPELSRLTNAAAAQRDPQTRREIYLQLQQAVRENSPFVVMLQGNRLVAVRNNILNVRQSIANSMLYFDEIIKEKVEIPTSP
- a CDS encoding ATP-binding cassette domain-containing protein, translating into MTNTEPGLLEVSNLSIRRHNGNPQTLVQPLSFSMRRERVALVGESGAGKSLLAWALMGLLPPECRMQAERLELAGQDLLTLSPRQWRQWRGRRMAMVMQGPKHALNPMRTIGWQMAEPLRLHTSLSRHERRERVLESLNAVGLAEPGGVLACYPHQISGGMAQRVMLAMAMITRPDLLIIDERTFALDRETRVQVLSLLDHLLTEHHMGLLLISHDLPLVVHHCARILVMRQGKLVDELAASQLPDAAHPYTRALWQARPGKHTHGQALPTTADQPEAPYDA